In bacterium, the following are encoded in one genomic region:
- a CDS encoding glycoside hydrolase, with amino-acid sequence MIGPFRGGRTVGAVGVRQQPNVFYIGVNNGGVWKTEDFGRTWFPIFDDQPTGSIGDIVVAPSDPNILYVGSGEGLQRPDLSVGDGVYKSTDAGKTWKHTGLRDGQQIGGLAIDPEDPNRVFAAVLGHPYGANTERGVFRTINGGASWEKVLYIDENTGAIQVTLDPKDSKTVYATLWAARQGPWENGSWQGPASGLYKSTDGGTTWKKLTQGLPTTKEGLGRIGFCIAPSLSSRLYATVDSPEKGGIYRSDDGGNSWRLMNPDNRLWGRGGDFAEVKVDPRNPDIVYSANVAFWKSTDGGKNWTCVRGAPGGDDYHRIWINQDNPDIMLLAADQGAIITVNGGKTYSSWYNQPTAQFYHVSTDNAFPYNVLGGQQESGSASVSSRGHGGQITYRDWLPVGVEEWGYVAADPLNPDLVYGGKLTKYDRKTGHTQSVGPFPTGHYQPNRSPYRFLRTAPVIFSQADPTALYYAGNVLFKSQDGGHAWRVISPDLSRESWDVPKSIGVYTTESMKTMPRRGVIYTVAPSPLDSSVIWAGTDDGLIHITRDGGKTWQNVTPTEITSWSKISLIDAGHFDVNTAYVAVNRIRLDDMKPYIYKTHDGGKTWIKIVEGLPDDPINAVREDHIKEGLLICGSERAVYASVNDGQNWISLRNNMPATSIRDVVIKDNDIVAGTHGRSFWIMDDIMPLRHITEVSRQAPVWLFKPSNAYRVRWNLYTDTPLPQEEPAGENPPDGAIIYYHLKQDAQTPVVIEIKNSRGEVVRRFSSNDSTPMSRNNNFPSYWLASPQRVSAKAGSHRLIWDLRHSPLPTEPEFSIAAIYGKTTPAPTSPLVMPGFYSVVISANGLTMGESLTLVMDPRVRMTDTEIKDQFDLSMRCYEIRKKGMLVTRHIQSWRAQADKYMGRLKSNSSEIKKFLGYIDAVEKGNASTGDKGLQTIMQSTTNMFDVIQHADMPPTAAMYNTVRETEKSWEKLTAEWEKLKTVHLDAVNKHLIKLKWPEISNP; translated from the coding sequence ATGATCGGACCCTTTCGTGGCGGACGAACTGTCGGCGCCGTCGGCGTGCGTCAACAACCGAATGTATTTTACATCGGTGTTAATAATGGCGGCGTTTGGAAAACGGAAGATTTTGGCCGAACATGGTTCCCGATATTTGACGATCAGCCGACCGGTTCCATAGGCGATATCGTCGTGGCGCCTTCGGATCCTAATATTTTATATGTGGGCAGCGGCGAAGGTTTGCAACGTCCCGATTTATCGGTCGGTGACGGCGTTTATAAATCAACGGATGCCGGTAAAACATGGAAACATACCGGATTGCGTGATGGTCAACAAATCGGCGGATTGGCGATAGATCCCGAGGATCCCAATCGCGTTTTTGCCGCCGTATTAGGCCACCCGTACGGCGCAAATACGGAACGTGGTGTTTTTAGGACGATTAACGGCGGTGCATCGTGGGAAAAAGTTTTATATATCGATGAAAATACCGGCGCCATTCAGGTAACTCTGGACCCCAAAGATTCTAAAACCGTCTATGCTACACTTTGGGCCGCCAGGCAAGGTCCATGGGAAAACGGTTCCTGGCAAGGGCCCGCAAGCGGTCTGTACAAATCGACCGATGGCGGTACAACTTGGAAGAAGCTCACGCAAGGTCTGCCTACCACCAAAGAAGGGCTCGGGCGTATCGGTTTTTGTATCGCACCGAGTTTATCATCCCGCTTATATGCAACCGTTGATTCCCCGGAAAAAGGCGGAATATACCGATCAGATGATGGCGGTAATTCATGGCGTTTGATGAACCCGGATAATCGTCTTTGGGGACGCGGTGGAGACTTTGCCGAAGTCAAAGTAGATCCGCGTAATCCGGATATCGTTTACTCTGCGAACGTAGCATTTTGGAAATCCACCGACGGGGGCAAAAACTGGACGTGCGTACGAGGAGCGCCGGGCGGGGATGATTATCACCGTATATGGATCAATCAGGATAATCCGGATATTATGCTTTTGGCCGCCGATCAAGGTGCGATCATCACTGTTAACGGAGGCAAAACTTATTCATCGTGGTACAATCAGCCGACAGCACAGTTTTACCATGTGTCAACGGATAACGCATTTCCTTACAACGTTCTCGGAGGTCAACAGGAAAGCGGATCAGCCAGCGTAAGTTCACGTGGTCATGGCGGACAAATAACGTACCGCGATTGGTTGCCCGTCGGCGTCGAAGAGTGGGGATATGTGGCCGCTGATCCTCTTAATCCGGACTTGGTCTACGGCGGAAAATTAACCAAATACGATCGTAAAACCGGCCATACCCAATCCGTCGGTCCTTTTCCGACAGGTCATTATCAACCCAATCGCAGTCCGTATCGTTTTTTGAGAACGGCTCCGGTTATTTTTTCTCAAGCGGATCCTACGGCTTTATATTACGCGGGTAATGTATTATTCAAGTCACAGGATGGCGGACACGCGTGGCGGGTTATCAGTCCCGATCTTTCGCGTGAGTCATGGGATGTTCCAAAAAGCATTGGTGTATATACTACCGAATCTATGAAAACCATGCCGCGTCGCGGTGTGATCTATACTGTCGCACCTTCGCCCTTGGACTCGTCGGTGATATGGGCTGGTACGGACGACGGCTTAATCCATATAACCCGGGATGGCGGTAAAACATGGCAAAACGTAACCCCAACTGAAATTACCTCATGGAGCAAGATTTCACTTATAGATGCGGGTCATTTTGATGTCAATACGGCCTACGTTGCGGTCAATCGCATTCGTTTGGATGATATGAAGCCGTACATTTATAAAACGCACGACGGTGGAAAAACATGGATCAAAATAGTCGAAGGGTTGCCCGATGACCCAATTAACGCCGTTCGCGAAGATCACATCAAAGAAGGTTTGCTTATATGCGGGTCTGAACGGGCAGTCTATGCTTCCGTCAATGATGGCCAAAATTGGATTAGCCTTCGAAATAACATGCCTGCTACTTCTATTCGTGATGTTGTAATCAAAGACAACGATATCGTTGCAGGTACGCACGGGCGTTCGTTTTGGATCATGGATGACATAATGCCTCTTCGCCACATCACCGAAGTATCACGTCAAGCACCGGTATGGCTTTTCAAACCATCTAACGCGTACCGTGTTCGTTGGAATCTGTATACCGATACACCGCTGCCGCAGGAAGAGCCGGCGGGCGAAAATCCTCCGGATGGAGCAATCATCTATTATCATCTAAAGCAGGATGCGCAAACCCCAGTAGTCATCGAAATTAAAAATTCGCGTGGTGAAGTCGTACGGCGTTTTTCGAGCAATGATTCGACCCCTATGTCACGGAATAATAATTTCCCATCATACTGGCTTGCATCGCCACAACGTGTTTCCGCCAAAGCCGGATCGCATCGCCTGATATGGGATCTTCGTCATAGTCCATTGCCGACAGAGCCGGAATTTTCCATTGCCGCAATTTATGGTAAGACTACACCTGCGCCGACATCGCCATTGGTCATGCCCGGTTTTTATTCTGTCGTCATTTCAGCTAACGGGTTAACCATGGGTGAAAGTTTAACCCTCGTCATGGATCCGCGTGTACGGATGACGGACACGGAAATAAAAGATCAATTTGATCTGTCAATGCGGTGCTACGAAATAAGAAAAAAAGGAATGCTTGTTACTCGACACATTCAGTCGTGGCGTGCCCAAGCTGATAAATATATGGGGCGGTTAAAAAGTAATTCGAGTGAAATCAAAAAATTTTTAGGTTACATAGATGCTGTCGAAAAAGGTAACGCCTCTACCGGCGATAAAGGGTTGCAAACTATTATGCAATCAACAACCAATATGTTTGACGTAATACAACATGCCGACATGCCACCAACCGCGGCAATGTACAATACCGTTCGCGAAACTGAAAAGAGTTGGGAAAAACTAACGGCTGAATGGGAAAAACTAAAAACCGTGCATCTTGATGCCGTAAATAAGCATTTAATAAAACTTAAATGGCCTGAAATATCAAACCCATGA
- a CDS encoding glycosyl hydrolase: protein MNVRVWFVLCTMLLSAQGIAQKKATETKDPMPSSTFGGLKFRSVGPALTSGRVADFAVNPKNIFEYYVAVASGGVWKTTNAGVTYEPVFDGEGSYSIGCVAIDPSNPNVVWVGSGENNNQRSVAYGDGIYKSVDGGKSWTNMGLKNSEHIGRIAIDPNNSDIVYVAAYGPVWSAGGDRGIYKTTDGGKTWKAVLTVSENTGFNEVIMDPRNSNVLYAAAHQRRRTVFTYIGGGPESALYKSTDGGANWRKINSGLPTVDLGRIGIAISPVNPDVLYAIVEAAEGKSGVYRSDNRGESWEKRGNNSSSGNYYQEIFCDPQNIDKVYYVDFFVMVSLDGGKSFNPIGEKYKHVDNHALWINPANTGHMRVGCDGGIYETYDNGANWEYKWNLPVTQFYKVATDNATPFYYIYGGTQDNNSIGGPSRTLSANGIINTDWFITNEGDGFESQIDPFDANIVYAQSQYGGLVRYDKKSGEVIDIKPVEGENEPGLRWNWDAPLLVSRHKANRVYFGANILFRSDDRGHSWKAISKDMSRGLDRNKLSVMGRVWSIDAVAKNGSTDIYGQLVSIAESPLDENVLYTGTDDGLIHVSRDGGASWTVVDNIPGVPERTYVNQIIASQHDKGTVYAIFNHHRYGDFKPYIFRSRDFGKTWSAIQNNLPERGSVYCVGEDHVRADLLFVGTEFGVFFTIDGGQKWVQLKSGLPTIAVRDLEIQRRENDLVLGTFGRGFYVLDDYTPLRHLKKEDLSKEAMLYPVKDALMFSESRPLGLSEKSYMGENLFSTPNPTVGAVFTYYLAEDIKTVKEKRRASEKEKASKGESVFYPPMDSLKTEELQTEPTLVFTIKDDGGRIVRRLKAPAKKGMNRITWDFRYPSPGPVTFNTPVSYNFYDVLEKGHVAMPGNYSVTMGKIEDGKYTELTPAQSFKAVALNASALSATDKNAFDTFAKSVSDWRRQISSADAYRGELAGKIKFMKTAALDAVEPGSEIIEAVYAVERRLKEFNLKLNGDNIRDKYQFERAPSVSDRIGQIEYSIWNATAAPTETQKQSLTVVAKQTPALMDELKSIDTEIKRIESMLERSKAPYTPGRIPEKK from the coding sequence ATGAATGTACGCGTTTGGTTCGTGTTATGTACAATGCTGCTTTCAGCGCAAGGCATTGCGCAAAAGAAAGCTACCGAAACTAAAGATCCCATGCCTTCTTCAACCTTTGGAGGACTCAAGTTCCGTAGTGTCGGTCCTGCTCTGACAAGCGGTCGTGTGGCAGACTTCGCTGTCAATCCTAAAAATATTTTCGAATATTATGTTGCGGTTGCATCCGGCGGTGTCTGGAAAACAACCAATGCCGGTGTGACTTACGAACCTGTATTTGACGGCGAAGGGTCATACTCCATAGGCTGTGTTGCGATTGATCCTTCCAATCCTAATGTGGTATGGGTTGGCAGCGGAGAGAATAACAACCAAAGATCGGTGGCGTACGGCGATGGTATATACAAATCTGTGGACGGGGGAAAGTCCTGGACCAATATGGGTCTTAAAAATTCAGAACATATCGGTCGTATCGCCATTGATCCCAATAATTCAGACATCGTTTACGTAGCGGCATATGGTCCGGTTTGGAGTGCCGGCGGTGATCGTGGTATTTACAAAACGACAGACGGCGGTAAAACGTGGAAGGCCGTTCTCACGGTCAGCGAAAACACCGGATTCAATGAAGTGATCATGGATCCGCGTAACTCCAATGTACTCTATGCGGCAGCCCATCAACGCCGCAGAACCGTTTTCACTTACATCGGCGGCGGTCCCGAGTCTGCGTTGTACAAATCTACAGATGGCGGTGCCAACTGGCGTAAAATCAATTCCGGTTTGCCCACGGTAGATCTCGGTCGCATCGGAATCGCCATTTCACCGGTTAATCCCGACGTGTTGTATGCGATCGTTGAAGCCGCCGAAGGAAAAAGCGGCGTCTACCGTTCCGATAATCGTGGTGAAAGCTGGGAAAAACGTGGAAATAATTCCTCATCCGGAAATTATTATCAGGAAATTTTTTGCGATCCACAAAATATAGACAAAGTTTATTATGTGGATTTTTTTGTAATGGTATCTTTGGACGGAGGAAAATCTTTTAATCCAATCGGTGAAAAATACAAACACGTAGACAATCACGCGCTTTGGATCAACCCAGCCAATACCGGCCATATGCGTGTCGGTTGTGATGGCGGCATATACGAAACATACGATAACGGTGCAAATTGGGAATATAAATGGAATCTTCCTGTAACGCAGTTTTACAAAGTGGCCACAGACAACGCCACACCGTTTTATTATATCTACGGCGGTACGCAAGACAATAACAGCATCGGCGGACCTTCGCGCACACTAAGCGCCAATGGCATCATCAACACGGATTGGTTTATAACCAATGAAGGCGACGGTTTTGAATCGCAAATAGATCCTTTTGATGCCAATATCGTGTACGCACAATCGCAATACGGCGGACTTGTGCGCTACGATAAAAAGAGCGGGGAAGTCATTGACATCAAACCGGTCGAAGGGGAAAACGAACCGGGATTGCGTTGGAATTGGGATGCTCCGCTGCTGGTGTCTCGTCACAAAGCCAATCGTGTGTATTTCGGAGCCAATATCCTTTTCCGAAGTGATGACCGTGGTCATTCATGGAAAGCGATTAGTAAAGACATGAGCCGCGGTTTGGATCGCAATAAGTTATCCGTAATGGGACGTGTTTGGAGTATTGACGCTGTAGCTAAAAACGGCTCAACGGATATTTACGGTCAGCTCGTAAGTATCGCCGAATCACCGTTGGACGAGAATGTTCTTTATACCGGCACAGATGATGGGCTTATCCATGTATCGCGTGACGGCGGCGCATCTTGGACTGTCGTGGACAATATTCCCGGAGTTCCTGAACGCACGTATGTCAATCAAATCATCGCAAGCCAACATGATAAAGGAACGGTATACGCGATTTTCAATCATCATCGCTACGGTGATTTCAAACCGTATATCTTCCGTAGCCGTGATTTTGGAAAAACGTGGTCGGCCATTCAAAACAACTTGCCGGAACGCGGATCAGTTTATTGCGTAGGTGAGGATCATGTGCGCGCTGATTTGTTATTCGTAGGAACGGAATTTGGTGTGTTTTTTACGATTGACGGCGGCCAGAAATGGGTGCAACTCAAATCAGGGCTACCGACAATAGCTGTTCGTGATCTTGAAATTCAACGTCGCGAAAATGATCTTGTCCTCGGTACGTTCGGTCGTGGGTTCTATGTACTCGATGATTACACGCCCCTTCGTCATCTCAAAAAAGAAGACCTTTCCAAAGAAGCTATGCTTTATCCTGTAAAAGATGCGTTGATGTTTTCCGAATCACGCCCGTTGGGACTTAGCGAAAAATCATACATGGGTGAAAATCTATTTAGTACCCCTAATCCGACAGTCGGCGCTGTGTTTACGTATTATCTGGCCGAAGACATCAAAACGGTCAAAGAAAAACGCCGCGCTTCAGAAAAAGAAAAGGCTTCCAAAGGCGAATCGGTATTTTATCCGCCTATGGATTCACTCAAAACAGAGGAACTGCAAACTGAACCGACGTTGGTTTTTACGATTAAAGATGATGGCGGACGTATCGTACGCCGCCTCAAGGCACCGGCCAAAAAAGGTATGAATCGTATTACTTGGGATTTCCGTTATCCATCGCCGGGCCCGGTTACTTTTAATACCCCCGTGTCATATAATTTTTATGATGTTCTTGAAAAAGGCCACGTCGCCATGCCTGGAAATTATAGTGTCACGATGGGTAAAATCGAAGATGGTAAATATACGGAATTGACTCCGGCACAATCCTTTAAGGCTGTTGCTTTGAATGCATCTGCATTGTCGGCCACGGACAAAAATGCATTTGATACGTTTGCGAAATCTGTCTCGGATTGGCGTCGTCAAATCAGTTCCGCCGATGCGTATCGCGGTGAATTGGCAGGTAAAATCAAGTTTATGAAAACTGCTGCATTAGATGCCGTGGAACCCGGATCAGAAATCATTGAAGCCGTTTACGCGGTCGAACGCCGCTTAAAGGAATTTAATCTCAAACTCAATGGTGATAATATCCGCGACAAATATCAGTTTGAACGTGCTCCGTCCGTCAGCGATCGAATTGGTCAAATAGAGTACAGTATATGGAACGCTACCGCAGCACCGACCGAAACTCAAAAACAATCTTTGACTGTAGTAGCCAAACAAACACCGGCGCTTATGGATGAATTGAAATCCATAGACACCGAAATCAAACGTATCGAATCCATGCTTGAGCGTAGTAAAGCGCCTTACACCCCCGGACGTATTCCAGAGAAAAAATAA
- a CDS encoding DUF2911 domain-containing protein — protein MKKLLCFVILACGMMATAQDLRLPDASPEAMVMQEVGISKVTISYSSPAVNGREIWGNLVPYGMEKSNPFGHGKPMPWRAGANENTTITLTHDAKIEGQILKAGTYSIHMIPETDQWVIIFNNNYTSWGSFFYEESEDALRVTVKPQMMADSQDRLSYGFDNTDRNKTIAYLRWEKVKVPFTISFDTPQIVLNYIRQRLKNREAWDHGSLSQAAQFALRNNSLDEALSWTDRAINSGGGTSAFFLKSIILDKQGKKTEADAIKKRAIDNATEADLNTFGYQLLGQGKTAEAVEVFRANAKKFPDSWNVYDSLGDGLEAIGDKKGAIESFTKAQKLVKDDANKKRIGDTLKRLQDSK, from the coding sequence ATGAAAAAGTTGTTATGTTTTGTAATCTTGGCTTGCGGCATGATGGCTACAGCGCAGGATTTGCGTTTGCCGGATGCCAGTCCTGAAGCAATGGTCATGCAAGAGGTTGGCATTTCCAAAGTTACGATTTCCTACAGTAGTCCTGCGGTCAATGGTCGTGAGATTTGGGGTAATTTAGTACCCTATGGGATGGAAAAAAGCAATCCATTCGGACATGGAAAACCTATGCCCTGGCGTGCCGGTGCTAACGAAAATACGACGATTACTTTGACACATGATGCTAAAATAGAAGGGCAGATACTCAAAGCCGGCACGTATAGCATACACATGATTCCTGAAACGGATCAATGGGTAATCATTTTTAATAATAACTATACTTCATGGGGTAGTTTTTTTTATGAAGAATCTGAAGACGCTCTGCGTGTTACCGTCAAACCACAGATGATGGCGGATTCTCAAGATCGTCTCAGTTACGGTTTCGATAATACCGATCGCAATAAAACTATCGCCTATCTGCGCTGGGAAAAAGTCAAAGTTCCGTTTACAATCAGCTTTGATACGCCTCAGATCGTACTCAATTATATTCGCCAACGCCTCAAAAATCGTGAAGCGTGGGATCATGGTTCGTTATCACAGGCCGCACAGTTTGCGCTGCGCAATAATTCACTCGATGAAGCCTTGTCATGGACTGATCGCGCCATTAATAGCGGCGGCGGCACAAGTGCTTTTTTTCTGAAATCAATTATTTTGGACAAACAAGGCAAAAAAACAGAGGCTGATGCCATCAAAAAAAGAGCTATAGATAACGCCACCGAAGCAGACCTCAATACATTCGGGTATCAATTGCTAGGTCAAGGCAAAACCGCCGAAGCGGTTGAAGTTTTTCGTGCTAACGCTAAAAAATTTCCAGATTCATGGAATGTTTACGACAGTCTTGGTGACGGGCTTGAGGCTATCGGTGACAAAAAGGGAGCTATTGAAAGTTTTACTAAAGCACAAAAATTGGTCAAAGACGATGCGAATAAAAAACGTATCGGTGATACACTTAAGAGATTACAAGACAGTAAATAG
- a CDS encoding AraC family transcriptional regulator: MILIAGVSIAAFIAALLISKKQKAQGDVILTAWMMIIAVQMLFYHAYITDIIFRYPAFLAWERPLPLLHGVLLYWYVATMTDQMPSSKFLLYLHFIPTLIFYLVLIPFFLRPVEEKIWVYRNEGAGYETLDTLRMGMIILSGTIYIIWSAILLSRHKRRILNRFSYEEKINLQWLRILTWGLGAVWLLIFVSDEVLSVGVTIFVFMIGFFGIRQSRIFKTTEINLEEPEKEKYAKSGLTKETAETLYAGLMRLMNEDAVYQKNDLSIYDLATRLDVHPNYLSQVINELEKKNFYDFVNQYRLNHFIKLISDTRNRHLTFLALAYESGFNSKSSFNRYFKKATGKTPSEYFSSEGLVN, translated from the coding sequence ATGATTCTTATTGCCGGTGTCAGCATAGCCGCATTTATAGCCGCTTTATTGATTTCTAAAAAACAAAAAGCACAAGGCGACGTTATTCTTACGGCATGGATGATGATTATCGCAGTACAAATGCTGTTTTACCATGCGTACATAACCGACATTATTTTCAGATATCCTGCCTTTCTTGCCTGGGAAAGACCGCTTCCGTTGTTACATGGTGTATTATTGTATTGGTACGTTGCCACGATGACCGATCAAATGCCATCCTCTAAGTTTCTTTTGTATCTTCATTTTATTCCAACTTTGATTTTTTATCTGGTACTTATTCCATTTTTTTTGCGACCGGTTGAAGAAAAAATTTGGGTTTATCGTAACGAAGGCGCCGGATATGAAACATTGGATACACTTCGGATGGGAATGATAATCTTATCGGGTACCATTTACATCATCTGGTCAGCTATTCTTTTGTCCAGGCACAAACGGCGCATTTTAAACCGTTTTTCATATGAAGAAAAGATCAATCTTCAATGGTTGCGCATTCTTACATGGGGCTTAGGCGCAGTTTGGTTGCTCATTTTTGTATCCGATGAAGTGTTATCCGTTGGTGTTACAATTTTTGTATTTATGATCGGCTTTTTTGGTATTCGGCAATCACGCATTTTTAAAACAACTGAAATTAATTTAGAAGAACCCGAAAAAGAAAAATATGCCAAATCCGGCTTGACCAAAGAAACAGCTGAGACCCTATACGCAGGCCTGATGAGATTGATGAATGAAGATGCAGTGTATCAGAAAAATGATCTCTCCATTTATGATCTCGCTACGCGACTTGACGTTCATCCTAATTACCTTTCTCAAGTTATCAACGAACTTGAAAAGAAAAATTTTTACGATTTCGTTAACCAATATCGGTTAAATCATTTTATCAAACTGATATCCGACACACGAAACCGTCATTTAACGTTTCTTGCTCTAGCCTATGAAAGTGGGTTCAATTCTAAATCTTCATTCAATCGATATTTCAAAAAGGCGACCGGCAAAACGCCGTCAGAGTATTTTTCGAGCGAAGGACTAGTGAATTAA
- a CDS encoding glycerol-3-phosphate acyltransferase, with product MTSFLLYIIFAYLIGGLCGAYYLLRWKIGENLRDHGSGNLGATNAGRVLGKAGFIITFLWDAGKGSAIIYVARILDYDQPLIWICAIAVVAGHIWPIQLQFKGGKGAATLIGILVVLDAYLLWPLLIIFLTSFVILRKFGIAGALAFFTLPFVVWLRGYEPLSVILSIILTIIVIFAYRDHIVTFVSVFKKRSRNK from the coding sequence ATGACCTCTTTTCTTCTTTACATCATATTCGCTTATCTCATCGGGGGTCTGTGTGGGGCGTATTATCTGCTACGCTGGAAAATAGGCGAAAACCTCCGCGATCACGGGAGTGGAAACCTGGGTGCGACGAACGCTGGAAGAGTACTTGGAAAAGCAGGCTTTATTATTACGTTTTTATGGGATGCTGGTAAAGGCTCAGCGATCATTTATGTGGCTCGAATTTTGGATTATGATCAACCTCTTATCTGGATTTGCGCCATCGCCGTAGTGGCCGGCCATATCTGGCCGATCCAATTGCAATTTAAAGGAGGCAAAGGCGCTGCTACACTGATTGGAATATTAGTAGTATTGGACGCATATTTGCTGTGGCCATTACTTATTATTTTTCTGACGTCTTTTGTGATTCTACGAAAATTCGGTATAGCCGGTGCTCTGGCTTTCTTTACTTTACCATTCGTCGTATGGCTGCGAGGCTATGAACCACTCTCTGTAATACTCAGTATCATTCTGACGATCATTGTCATTTTCGCATACCGCGATCATATCGTTACGTTTGTAAGTGTATTTAAAAAAAGAAGCCGGAATAAATAA
- a CDS encoding pirin family protein, which yields MSIRPVKRIIQSTPTMEGAGVRLRRAFGFGNTEDYDPFLMLDDFRNDNPNDYMAGFPWHPHRGIETITYVLAGNVEHKDSLGNAGSLGAGDVQWMTAGSGILHQEMPQGDAQGRMHGFQLWANLPSSLKMTGPRYQDVKSKDIPEISEDDGTKIRVVCGDYGGQKGPVDGIAADPRYLDVFVPPGKRKTLKVETYRQAFAYIFEGSGSFRDASQPHGVLTEAPDDHDNVLRSKAGNRSLVLFDSGDEVTVQAGDEGIRFLLVSGRPIKEPVAWYGPIVMNTNAELQQAVSELRNGTFIKHG from the coding sequence ATGTCCATACGTCCAGTCAAACGCATTATTCAGTCCACACCTACGATGGAAGGTGCCGGCGTAAGGCTACGACGCGCTTTTGGTTTTGGTAATACGGAGGATTATGATCCTTTTTTGATGTTAGACGATTTTAGAAATGATAATCCAAATGATTATATGGCCGGTTTCCCATGGCATCCGCATCGTGGTATAGAAACCATTACTTATGTATTAGCCGGTAATGTAGAGCACAAAGACAGTTTAGGCAATGCGGGTTCGCTTGGCGCAGGTGATGTACAGTGGATGACAGCCGGCAGCGGCATTTTACATCAGGAAATGCCCCAAGGCGATGCGCAAGGGCGAATGCACGGTTTTCAGTTGTGGGCCAATCTTCCTTCTTCGCTCAAAATGACAGGCCCGCGTTATCAAGATGTCAAAAGTAAAGACATCCCGGAGATTTCAGAAGATGACGGCACAAAAATACGTGTTGTATGCGGCGACTACGGAGGACAGAAAGGGCCAGTGGACGGTATTGCCGCAGATCCTCGGTATCTTGATGTGTTTGTTCCGCCGGGAAAACGTAAAACTTTAAAAGTAGAAACTTACCGGCAAGCATTTGCATATATATTTGAAGGCTCCGGTTCGTTTCGCGATGCTTCACAGCCGCATGGTGTTTTGACTGAGGCGCCGGATGACCATGATAATGTGTTACGCTCGAAGGCCGGAAATCGTTCATTGGTGCTTTTTGACTCCGGTGACGAAGTCACCGTACAAGCGGGCGATGAAGGGATTCGATTTTTATTAGTTTCCGGGCGACCGATCAAAGAACCCGTCGCATGGTATGGCCCGATCGTGATGAATACCAATGCTGAGCTTCAACAAGCCGTTTCCGAATTACGAAACGGAACTTTTATCAAACATGGATAA
- a CDS encoding YdeI/OmpD-associated family protein: protein MAKPLSKPLFFPTSEDLRRWFEKYHDTADELVVGYYKKATGKPSITWQDSVDQALCFGWIDSIRHKINAEAFQNRFTPRKPGSIWSEVNTKRFRELNKEGMIHPSGLEAFKKRDIKKSKLYSYERANADLPDALISIFQSNVVAWDFFELQSPSYRKAAIWWVVSAKQDATQKKRLNILVKDSENKRPIALLRRPSKK from the coding sequence ATGGCTAAGCCGCTGTCAAAACCTCTTTTTTTTCCTACCTCGGAAGATCTGCGACGTTGGTTCGAAAAATATCATGACACCGCCGACGAATTAGTTGTAGGTTATTACAAAAAAGCTACAGGGAAGCCTAGCATTACTTGGCAGGATTCAGTAGATCAGGCTTTGTGTTTTGGATGGATTGACAGCATACGGCATAAGATTAACGCCGAAGCGTTTCAGAATCGATTTACACCGCGTAAGCCGGGTAGCATCTGGAGCGAGGTGAATACAAAGAGATTTAGAGAACTCAACAAAGAAGGAATGATACATCCCTCTGGTTTGGAGGCGTTCAAAAAACGCGATATAAAAAAATCTAAACTATATTCCTACGAAAGAGCAAATGCAGATTTACCGGATGCCCTCATTTCGATCTTTCAGAGCAATGTCGTAGCGTGGGATTTCTTTGAATTGCAATCACCATCGTATCGCAAAGCGGCAATTTGGTGGGTGGTAAGCGCCAAACAGGATGCCACACAAAAAAAGCGTCTTAATATCCTCGTCAAGGATTCAGAAAATAAGCGCCCCATTGCACTTTTACGCCGCCCTTCAAAAAAGTAG